In one window of Romboutsia hominis DNA:
- a CDS encoding ribonuclease H-like domain-containing protein — protein sequence MEIITNTLDNFVNIPSDSFVFDIETTGLSPKFCKVILIGILFNKDNKTIIKQYFAQTEDDEKDLLLAFINDISTFDTHITFNGLAFDIPFLNSRFNKYNIDFELNKNDDIDILNIVRPFKGLLSLSDCKLKTIEKYIGISREDTISGKESVKLYKEFVSSKSDDLKSKILLHNYEDIYYLGYLYKIKDILEEKLKPIVINNKDLFLKLIPLSFKINNSKLTLKYNIFDGNKVPINIYSDNYSILSDDKHILLSISLNKGIDKDNNIVLFYQLNKIIPLKVNDNFLDLNIYNLCEYIIKKELKSL from the coding sequence TAACTAATACATTAGATAATTTCGTAAATATTCCTTCAGATTCCTTCGTATTTGATATAGAAACTACAGGTCTTAGCCCTAAGTTTTGTAAAGTTATACTTATAGGAATTTTATTTAATAAAGATAATAAAACCATAATTAAACAATATTTTGCTCAAACTGAAGATGATGAAAAAGATTTATTATTAGCATTTATAAATGATATCAGTACCTTTGATACTCATATAACCTTTAATGGATTAGCCTTTGATATTCCATTTTTAAATTCTCGTTTTAATAAATATAATATTGATTTTGAGTTAAATAAAAATGATGATATTGATATTTTAAATATTGTAAGGCCATTTAAAGGCTTACTATCTCTTTCTGATTGTAAACTAAAAACTATAGAAAAATACATTGGTATATCTAGAGAAGATACTATTTCAGGAAAAGAAAGCGTAAAACTATACAAGGAATTTGTGTCTTCTAAGTCTGATGATTTAAAAAGCAAAATATTACTTCACAACTATGAAGATATATACTATTTAGGGTACCTTTATAAAATAAAAGATATATTAGAAGAGAAACTAAAGCCCATTGTAATTAACAATAAAGATTTATTCTTAAAACTTATACCATTATCCTTTAAGATAAATAATTCTAAATTAACACTTAAATATAATATATTTGATGGTAACAAAGTACCTATAAATATTTATAGCGATAATTACTCTATATTATCAGATGATAAGCACATTTTACTTAGTATAAGTTTGAATAAAGGTATAGATAAAGACAATAATATAGTTTTATTTTATCAATTAAATAAAATAATTCCCTTAAAAGTTAACGATAATTTTTTAGACTTAAATATTTATAACCTATGTGAGTATATAATAAAAAAAGAACTAAAATCTTTATAA
- a CDS encoding ClC family H(+)/Cl(-) exchange transporter: MISTNKERAYNILKRSQNSKYRLIRDSLLVGIAVGLIIVVYRILGSKLMELFKGLYSKGREDILFIPVIFMILIALGYIVAQQVKREPMISGSGIPQVEGILTRRIKINWFRVLVNKFIGGLLCLGVGFSVGREGPSVQMGACVGEGISKGLDKLDNEEKYFVTCGASAGLSAAFNAPLAGVMFALEEAHKNFSPLVLASAMTASITADFVSKQFFGLMPSLHTAKLNAMPLKYYWVLIILGIVVGISGVLFNSGILKTQTIFKNSKLSKEVKIMIPFILTGIIGLISPVLLGGGHELIMTLQEQNFTLNLLMILLIAKFIFTFICFGSGAPGGIFFPLLALGSIVGNIVGIISAMYMGIPSTYIINFVVLAMAGHFAAIVKAPITAIILILEMTGSLDHLLPLSIVVIIAQLTSDLLNSHPIYESLLERLLEGGEYECETGVNKKTLFETVVHINSDLDGKCVKDIIWPKNCLIVGITRGDVEIIPKGSTKIMAGDYLTIMANQCECSNVLDDVVNLAQN; the protein is encoded by the coding sequence ATGATAAGTACTAATAAGGAAAGAGCTTATAATATATTAAAGAGAAGTCAAAATTCTAAGTATAGGTTAATAAGAGATTCTTTACTTGTAGGGATAGCTGTAGGTCTAATAATTGTTGTATACAGAATACTGGGTTCAAAACTAATGGAATTATTCAAGGGTCTATATTCTAAGGGTAGAGAAGATATACTATTTATACCAGTTATATTTATGATATTAATAGCTTTAGGATATATTGTAGCTCAACAGGTAAAAAGAGAGCCGATGATATCGGGAAGTGGAATACCTCAAGTTGAGGGAATTCTTACCAGAAGAATTAAAATTAACTGGTTTAGGGTTTTAGTAAATAAATTTATAGGAGGCTTACTTTGTTTAGGAGTAGGTTTTTCAGTAGGTAGAGAAGGTCCATCAGTGCAAATGGGTGCATGTGTAGGAGAAGGTATATCTAAAGGATTAGATAAATTAGATAATGAGGAAAAGTATTTTGTAACATGTGGAGCTAGTGCAGGTTTATCAGCAGCTTTTAATGCACCTTTAGCGGGAGTTATGTTTGCATTAGAAGAAGCACATAAGAACTTTTCTCCATTAGTTTTAGCATCTGCAATGACAGCATCTATAACAGCGGATTTTGTGTCAAAGCAATTTTTTGGATTAATGCCATCATTACATACCGCAAAATTAAATGCAATGCCTTTAAAATACTACTGGGTCTTAATAATATTAGGAATTGTAGTAGGAATAAGTGGTGTATTATTTAATAGTGGTATATTAAAAACTCAAACTATATTTAAAAATAGTAAATTAAGCAAAGAAGTAAAGATAATGATTCCATTCATATTAACAGGAATTATTGGTCTTATATCACCAGTTTTATTAGGTGGAGGTCATGAACTTATTATGACATTGCAAGAACAGAACTTTACATTAAATTTACTAATGATATTACTTATAGCAAAATTTATATTTACATTTATATGTTTTGGATCAGGGGCTCCAGGAGGGATATTTTTCCCATTGTTAGCATTAGGGTCAATAGTAGGTAATATAGTAGGAATTATAAGTGCTATGTATATGGGAATACCATCAACTTATATAATTAACTTTGTAGTTCTAGCAATGGCAGGTCACTTTGCAGCAATAGTAAAGGCACCTATAACAGCAATTATATTAATACTAGAAATGACGGGATCTCTTGATCATTTGTTACCACTTTCGATAGTTGTAATAATAGCTCAATTGACATCAGATTTACTTAATTCTCATCCTATATATGAAAGTCTTTTAGAAAGACTTCTTGAAGGTGGGGAATATGAATGTGAGACTGGTGTAAACAAAAAGACATTATTTGAAACAGTGGTCCATATTAATAGTGATTTAGATGGAAAATGTGTAAAAGATATAATTTGGCCTAAAAATTGTTTAATAGTAGGGATAACTCGAGGAGATGTTGAGATAATTCCTAAAGGTTCAACAAAGATAATGGCAGGTGATTATTTAACTATAATGGCAAACCAATGTGAATGCTCGAATGTATTAGATGATGTAGTCAATTTAGCGCAAAATTAA
- a CDS encoding zinc transporter: MLTNDRIKLHHADDHDHPHGHCHDHSHPHTHGEDGESKDEKTLKILLLHWVNHNESHEEGFREWVDKARAIGKEETANSIEKAIEYMQKANEMLIEAKKHM; encoded by the coding sequence ATGTTAACTAATGATAGAATAAAATTACATCATGCAGATGATCATGATCACCCACATGGGCATTGTCATGATCATTCACACCCACATACACATGGTGAAGATGGAGAAAGTAAAGACGAAAAAACTTTAAAAATATTACTACTTCATTGGGTAAATCATAATGAAAGCCATGAGGAAGGATTTAGAGAGTGGGTAGACAAGGCTAGGGCTATAGGAAAAGAAGAAACAGCTAATAGTATAGAGAAAGCTATAGAATATATGCAAAAAGCTAATGAAATGCTTATAGAAGCTAAAAAGCATATGTAA
- a CDS encoding DUF3842 family protein gives MIIAVIDGMGGGIGAQIVSNLREELPSYIDIYALGTNSIATSSMMKSHANKGATGENAIVTSVKKANIIVAPVSVSMPNSMMGEVTCKMSEAIVDSEALKIFLPILPENIEVVGVENKPLALLIKDSIDLIKKEFNIKK, from the coding sequence ATGATAATAGCAGTTATAGATGGAATGGGTGGCGGTATAGGGGCCCAGATAGTATCAAATCTGAGAGAAGAATTACCATCATACATAGACATATATGCACTAGGTACTAATTCAATAGCAACAAGCTCTATGATGAAATCTCATGCAAATAAGGGAGCTACAGGGGAAAATGCAATAGTAACTTCTGTAAAGAAGGCAAATATAATAGTAGCACCAGTATCTGTTTCAATGCCAAATTCTATGATGGGTGAAGTAACTTGCAAAATGAGTGAAGCTATAGTAGATAGTGAAGCTCTAAAGATATTTTTACCTATATTGCCTGAAAATATAGAGGTAGTAGGAGTGGAAAACAAGCCATTAGCGCTGTTAATAAAGGATAGTATAGATTTAATAAAGAAAGAATTTAACATAAAAAAATAA
- a CDS encoding CooT family nickel-binding protein has product MCESAAYVQKGDKLERIMENVVSVDPFEGKVYLTDLLGEQKIVDGSIKEIRLMEHKIIISE; this is encoded by the coding sequence ATGTGTGAATCAGCAGCTTATGTACAAAAAGGGGATAAATTAGAAAGAATAATGGAAAATGTAGTAAGTGTAGATCCATTTGAAGGGAAAGTGTACTTAACTGATTTATTGGGAGAACAGAAAATAGTAGATGGAAGTATAAAAGAGATAAGGCTAATGGAACATAAAATAATAATATCAGAGTAA
- the acsV gene encoding corrinoid activation/regeneration protein AcsV, giving the protein MIRVNFKSHNKEVICSKGENLLEIARNNKIFIDAPCNGNVSCGKCKVKLLKGKVDTEKTLHIKDEEWEQGYILACNTKVIEDIEIEVPSKLSSSMHGMKIEGSDKKKDQEIFDRAKKIIEDNNFDFKTNIEKTYIELDKPTIDDNICDIDRIERYVRNNLGYDEIDYTVELLRKVPEVIRESDFNVTITYVKKKNKITILNIEPGNNENQLYGVAIDIGTTSVVVCLVDLYSKEIVDKASSGNAQIKYGADVIHRIIYSTKKNGLKHLRDAVIDETINPLLESIYIKNNIDKDNVVSLVIAGNTTMSSLFLGVHTDYLRQEPFIPPFLKSPKLIGKDIGLNVNDSAYIFLAPSVASYVGGDITAGVLSAGIWTSEENILFIDLGTNGEIVFGNKDYMMSCACSAGPAFEGGGISCGMRASNGAIEKVSIDKETLYPKLSIIGDDKPIGICGSGIIDLICQMLLSGVVDRRGKINKDLNNDRIRFNEHEIGEYVLAFKEEYGIENDITVTEVDIDNFIRAKGAIYSGAATLIESLGMDFSAIDKVYIAGGIGNNLNIENSILIGLLPDIEREKFAYIGNSSLVGSYLALVSKDAKMKLQDIGNEMTYVELSVYPTYMDEFISACFLPHTNIEQFPTVKELLGDKVKI; this is encoded by the coding sequence ATGATTAGAGTAAATTTTAAGTCGCACAATAAAGAAGTTATATGCAGTAAAGGAGAAAATTTATTAGAAATAGCAAGAAATAATAAAATATTTATAGATGCTCCATGTAACGGAAACGTGTCTTGTGGGAAATGTAAGGTTAAGCTATTAAAAGGAAAAGTAGATACAGAAAAAACACTACATATAAAAGATGAAGAATGGGAACAAGGATATATACTCGCATGTAATACTAAAGTAATAGAAGATATAGAAATAGAAGTTCCATCAAAATTATCTTCATCTATGCATGGTATGAAAATAGAAGGTAGCGATAAGAAAAAAGACCAGGAAATATTTGATAGAGCAAAAAAAATAATAGAAGATAATAATTTTGATTTTAAAACTAATATAGAAAAAACATATATAGAATTAGATAAACCAACTATAGATGATAATATATGTGATATTGATAGAATAGAGAGATATGTTAGAAATAATTTAGGATATGATGAAATAGATTATACAGTAGAGTTACTTAGAAAAGTTCCAGAGGTTATAAGAGAAAGTGATTTTAATGTAACTATAACTTATGTTAAGAAGAAGAATAAAATAACTATATTAAATATAGAACCAGGGAACAATGAAAATCAATTATATGGAGTAGCCATAGATATAGGAACTACATCAGTCGTAGTATGTTTAGTAGATTTATATTCAAAAGAGATTGTAGATAAGGCATCATCAGGTAATGCACAAATAAAGTATGGTGCAGATGTTATACATAGAATTATATACTCAACAAAGAAAAATGGACTTAAGCATTTAAGAGATGCTGTTATAGACGAAACTATAAACCCATTATTAGAATCTATCTATATTAAAAATAATATAGATAAAGATAATGTAGTAAGCCTTGTAATAGCAGGAAATACAACTATGTCTAGTTTATTTTTAGGAGTTCACACAGATTATTTAAGACAAGAACCATTTATACCTCCATTTTTAAAATCACCAAAATTAATAGGCAAGGATATAGGCTTAAATGTAAATGACAGTGCTTATATATTCTTAGCACCATCAGTAGCTAGTTATGTAGGAGGAGATATTACAGCAGGGGTATTATCAGCTGGAATATGGACAAGTGAAGAAAATATATTATTTATAGATTTAGGAACTAATGGAGAAATTGTATTTGGAAATAAAGATTATATGATGAGCTGTGCTTGTTCTGCAGGTCCTGCATTTGAAGGTGGAGGTATAAGTTGTGGAATGAGAGCATCAAATGGTGCTATAGAAAAAGTTAGTATAGATAAAGAAACTTTATATCCAAAGTTATCTATTATTGGAGATGATAAACCTATTGGTATATGTGGTTCAGGAATAATAGATTTAATATGCCAAATGTTACTTAGTGGGGTAGTAGATAGAAGAGGTAAGATAAATAAAGATTTAAACAATGACAGAATAAGATTTAATGAACATGAAATAGGGGAATACGTATTAGCATTTAAAGAAGAGTATGGTATTGAAAATGATATAACAGTAACAGAAGTGGATATAGATAATTTTATAAGAGCTAAGGGTGCAATATATTCTGGAGCTGCAACACTAATAGAAAGCTTAGGGATGGACTTTAGTGCTATAGATAAGGTATATATAGCTGGTGGAATAGGAAATAATTTAAATATAGAAAATTCTATTTTAATAGGATTACTTCCAGATATAGAAAGAGAAAAGTTTGCATATATAGGAAATAGTTCATTAGTTGGTTCTTATCTTGCTCTTGTAAGCAAAGATGCTAAAATGAAACTACAAGATATAGGTAATGAAATGACTTATGTAGAATTAAGTGTCTATCCAACATATATGGATGAATTTATATCTGCATGTTTCTTACCACACACTAACATAGAACAGTTCCCAACAGTTAAAGAACTGTTAGGAGATAAAGTGAAAATATAA
- the gcvH gene encoding glycine cleavage system protein GcvH: protein MKVIPSLRYSDKHTWVRVEGEFAYIGITDFAQDQLGEILFVEMPELEDELTQGEEFGVVESSKVASDLIAPISGEVVEINEKLDDEPEYVNEDAYDAWIVKVKISDADELENLLTAEKYEAIAE, encoded by the coding sequence ATGAAAGTTATACCAAGTTTAAGATATTCAGATAAACATACATGGGTTAGAGTGGAAGGAGAATTTGCTTATATAGGAATAACTGATTTCGCTCAAGATCAATTAGGAGAAATATTATTTGTTGAAATGCCAGAACTTGAAGATGAATTAACTCAAGGTGAAGAATTTGGTGTTGTTGAATCTTCAAAAGTAGCATCTGACTTAATAGCTCCTATATCTGGTGAAGTTGTTGAAATAAATGAAAAATTAGATGATGAGCCAGAGTATGTAAATGAAGATGCATATGATGCATGGATAGTAAAAGTTAAAATATCTGATGCAGATGAATTAGAAAACTTATTAACTGCTGAGAAATACGAAGCTATAGCTGAGTAG